A region of the Deltaproteobacteria bacterium genome:
AGGGAATTATCTCGCGAATGGCACAAACCCGAAAGTGGTCGGCACGAACATCCTGAATTGGAAGGATACGAATGGAAAACTCGTTACCCAAGCATTGATCGATGTTGCCAAAACCAAGGGTGAGGGATGGCTCGATTACATGTATCCGAAGCCTTCGGAAATCAAAAAACCCATCGAGGAGAGGATACCTTCCAAGAAAATGAGCTACGTCATGAGGGTTCCAGGTAAAGACATCCTCGTCGGCGCGGGTATCTATGAGCAATAATCTTTCTTGTAATTAAATGCTTTCGATGAAGCCACCCGTCATCCGATGGGTGGCTTGCTCTTTTCCCAACATTTCCCTTCGCGGCCGGGACAGCTGATGAATACTTACGCGAACCGCTGCGTCTTACCCCATAACCATACATCTCTTCCCTCTTTTATCAAATCCCCTCTGGTTTCTTCAGAGGGGATTTTTGTTTCCCAATTACTGAGACTTCTTCAGGGCAAGTGTGGACAACAAATCGGAACAAAATTAATTTCCTTGCAAGACCTTCTGATATTTGATATGGTCACTCCGGTATTTTGAAACGATGATTGTTACTGATTGGATGCGAGTCTCTCAGGGAGGGGGGCCGACCTTCATTGCATAGAGCCAGGAGCAACCTGAAATTCAGAACGTACCTCATCCACTTTTTCAGTGCGGTGATCATTTTTACCTCTCTTGCAAATGCCTACGGCATAACGGTGGAGCCGTGTTCCTACATGGGAGACACCACTTTGAAGGACATCAACGGAAAGACCTTCCAGCTGAAAGAGTATGCGGGAAAGGTATTGTTTATCACCTTTTGGTCTACCTGGTGCGTGCGGTGCAAGGAGGAGCTCACTTACCTGCACGAAAAATTCGGGGGCAACGGTAACGTCGTGATTATTACGGTGAACCAGGATAGCGATAAGAAAATCCATGAATTGCGGGTCAAGAAATTTATCGATGAAATCGGCGCACATCAGCTGATTGTCGTGATAGACAGGAGTTTCGAGTTCTGGGACCGTTTCGGGCTCAACGCGCTTCCCGCCACGATCATTCTCGATGCAGAAGGCAGGGTGGCTTTTGCCGAGGCAAATTTCCATAACGACTCACCGGAAATCATCGAGCGGGAGTATGAAAAACTCCACACCGAAAATTCTTGCTCGAGTGCTGACCAGTAGCAGATTCCCGAACCACCTCATGAAGAATTAATACGCTGCATGGAGGGTCAGTTCCCCGGGGGGTCAGTTCCCATATCCTCAGGTTTTTCGCAATTTTCCCATATAGGAAAAAAGATGGCAGGGGCTTGGTCTTCGCAGGAGCTGAGTGATCCATGCAAAATGTGAGAAAATGGGAACTGACCCCGTAAGGTCTCGTCGACGTGGAGATCACCAGCGAGTCCCTCGGCCATGATGCCTGGGAGATCCGGGTCACATCATGATTCAGTGTTCAGTTGCGTAGATCACCTCCTGTTTTTAATTAGAAATTCGAAATCAAAGACTATAAATTCTCACTCTTTTTGCTATTGTTGAGATATATGGCGATCGATAGCTGTTTTATGCCGTGAACTCAAANNNNNNNNNNNNGATTTGAAGAGGGAAATATTCCAGGAACTCGGCGTCTTCGACCATGTGGAGTTCATCCGGGTCCCCGAATTCTACCGCTTCACCAACGGAAGGGTGGACATGGTCATCCCCGGCGACTTTGATAAAGCCCGCCGCGTGCTCTCCGAGCGCTTTCCCCATGAAAAAGCCGGGATAGAGAAGTTTTTCGGNNACTCTTTTTGCTATTGTTGAGATATATGGCGATCGATAGCTGTTTTATGCCGTGAACTCAAAGCAAGGTTCGAGGACTTTCAGGGTGGAGTACGACGTCATCGTCATCGGGTCCGGCCTCGGCGGACTCACCGCAGGTGCGCTCCTTGCAAAGAGGGGATTGAAGGTCCTCCTCCTGGAACAGCACTACCACCCGGGGGGCTGCGCGGTCACCTTCAGGCGGAAGGATTTCACCGTGGAGGTGGGCCTCCACGCCATGGACGGCCTCGACCCCGGGGATTTGAAGAGGGAAATATTCCAGGAACTCGGCGTCTTCGACCATGTGGAGTTCATCCGGGTNNNNNNNNNNNNNNNNNNNNNNNNNNNNGCCCGCCGCGTGCTCTCCGAGCGCTTTCCCCATGAAAAAGCCGGGATAGAGAAGTTTTTCGGTGTCATACGGGCCATCCACGGGGAGGTTGCGAAGCTGCCCCGTGAGAACTGGAAACTCCTTTTCCTTCTCCCGGTGTTTCCCCTGCTCTTCCGGAATCTGGTGTTCAGGGAAAAAGCCACGGTCGGGCAGTTTCTCGACAGCATAATAGGGGACGAGGACCTGAAGCTGGCCCTTCTTGGAAACCTCGTGTATTACCATGACGATCCCTACACCCTCTCCCTCATATTCTTTGCCGTCGCTCAGGGGAGTTACTTCACCGGGGGAGGGCACTACGTGAAGGGAGGGTCCCAGAAGCTCTCCGACTACCTGGCCGGGGTGATCAGGTCCTGCGGGGGGGAAGTGCTCTACCGGCACCTCGTCACCGGCATCCTCACGAAGGATGGGAAGGCTATCGGGGTGCGCTACAGGAAGACGACGGGTGGCGATGAGGAAGGAGAGGAAGCCGTCGGGCGTGCAATCATCGCGAACGCCTCCATACCCTCTGTGGCCCGTGACCTGCTCTCTCCCGGGGATAGCGGCCCCCTGAGGAGCCTGGTAGACAGGCTCGAGGTGGCCCCCTCCCTGACTACCCTCTACCTCGGCTTCAAAAGACCGGTGAGGGAGCTGGGGAACCCTTCGTACACCACCTTTCTCTTCGACGGGGGTGTCCGGAACCTCTCGGACATGAGGGAGAACAGGAGGGCCGATTACTCCCTTAGAAACGTAAGCTTCGTCGACTTCAGCCTGATCGACTCCGGGCTGACCCCGGAAGGGAAGAGTTTCGGTTCCATGGTCTGCGTGGACTACCTCCCGGAGTGGGAAGGGCTGGGGCCGGACGAGTACAGGGAGAAGAAGGAGCAGGTAGCAAAGACCTTTATCAGAAGGCTGGAAACCCTCATCCCGGGTATCGCGGAGGAGATAGAGTATCGGGAGGTGGCGACCCCGAAGACCATCAGGCGCTTCACCCTGAACCCCGGGGGAACGGCCTACGGCTTCGCCCAAACCACGGGCCAGGCGGGCCGGAAGAGGATGAAACTCAGACCCCCGGTAGGGAACCTCTACTTCGCCTCGGCATGGCTGTTTTCCGGCGGGTTTTCCGGCGCCATAATGGGCGGTCACTTCTGCGCGGAAGAGGTGTGGAAAAGGCTCCGGAAGTGACCTGATAGATTCCCCCCCGCAAATGTTATGAATACATACTATTCAGTTAGAAAGTAGAAATTGGAATTGCGGGTCAGGGGTGCCCGGAGGGTCAGTTCCCATATCCTCAGAATATGAGAAAATGGGAACTGACCCCGAGATGTTCGGAGTTTCGAATCTTCGACTGCTCGGCTGTTCGAGCAATATATCTTTCTCAGTTAACCCCGAAACTGGAAAGTCAGAGAAATTTTATTCGATCAGGCAGAAATAAATTCAAGTTCATGAAGGGTTTCAAGCGGGATCTTCTTGGTTGCGTCGAGTATTTCTATCGCGACAATTTCGTTTTTCGTTGTCGTATGAAGTATTACTCCCTCTGCGACTTCTATAGCACCGTCAGGTTTTTTGGTAGACATCTGAATGTAAGCAGCATCTACGTCTTCATCGTATAGTACTTTCACCGGTTACCTCCAATCTTTCCTCTTCAATGGATACACCGTCACGATGATAACCTCTTCTTTTTCTATCTTATACACTACCTTGAGAGGGTATCCAAAGTATTTGTCCCGAAACCTTCTGATAGTTGTTTGCTTATCGTTTCCTTTGTCCGACAAGTCAGGTTTTTCAATGGGTTTTTCAATATCATTTGGCGCTATCTTATATAGCTTCGTATTGTTCTTTGCATGTCTGGAAAACTTCATGAAGATCCCTTCGTTGTTCTTGAAAAGCGCACATCATATTTAAGCAATTTTTGTTCTTAATACATCATTTCCCTGTATAAACTTAAAATTATCTCCATTATGATTTCCGGTTTTTCTCAACTTCCCAGCCTCCAGTTTTCCCGGCTGGTCGGATCTTCGATTCCTCCATTGTTTGAAAACTCATGTTTTTGTTTTTTCCTCTCTCTGCTTTCTAACCAGAGTATCTTATAATTAACAAAAACTTGCGAATGATTATCATATGGAAAAAAATCGCATCAACCTGATATACATTCTCACTCTTGGCCTCTGGCCTCTCATCCCTATTTATTTCATCCTCCGATTTACCGAAAACAATATCTGGTTGGCATTCGTGGCTTACCATGTCGGTTGTCTCATTGTTCCCCGGAGTCATATAAAGAGAGCACGTTTTCCCATTGCAAACTGGCGCTCCTGGATTCTCATGGTAGGTATCACATCGGCCCTCCTGCTATTGGCGATTTCTGCGTTTACACTCTGGTTGGCAAAGATGGGGTTGTTCACACAAGAAGGAATGTCAGCACTCAACAGGATCCAACCATGGCCACTGTTCGGTCTTTACATACTCATTGTTAATCCGATACTAGAGGAATATTATTGGAGAGATTATCTTCAGGAGAGGGCGGGACTTTTTCTCTCAACTGCCCTTTTTGGACTCATACACTTTCCTTTCTACGCCCTTTT
Encoded here:
- a CDS encoding redoxin domain-containing protein is translated as MHRARSNLKFRTYLIHFFSAVIIFTSLANAYGITVEPCSYMGDTTLKDINGKTFQLKEYAGKVLFITFWSTWCVRCKEELTYLHEKFGGNGNVVIITVNQDSDKKIHELRVKKFIDEIGAHQLIVVIDRSFEFWDRFGLNALPATIILDAEGRVAFAEANFHNDSPEIIEREYEKLHTENSCSSADQ
- a CDS encoding NAD(P)-binding protein yields the protein MEYDVIVIGSGLGGLTAGALLAKRGLKVLLLEQHYHPGGCAVTFRRKDFTVEVGLHAMDGLDPGDLKREIFQELGVFDHVEFIRV
- a CDS encoding oxidoreductase, whose product is ARRVLSERFPHEKAGIEKFFGVIRAIHGEVAKLPRENWKLLFLLPVFPLLFRNLVFREKATVGQFLDSIIGDEDLKLALLGNLVYYHDDPYTLSLIFFAVAQGSYFTGGGHYVKGGSQKLSDYLAGVIRSCGGEVLYRHLVTGILTKDGKAIGVRYRKTTGGDEEGEEAVGRAIIANASIPSVARDLLSPGDSGPLRSLVDRLEVAPSLTTLYLGFKRPVRELGNPSYTTFLFDGGVRNLSDMRENRRADYSLRNVSFVDFSLIDSGLTPEGKSFGSMVCVDYLPEWEGLGPDEYREKKEQVAKTFIRRLETLIPGIAEEIEYREVATPKTIRRFTLNPGGTAYGFAQTTGQAGRKRMKLRPPVGNLYFASAWLFSGGFSGAIMGGHFCAEEVWKRLRK
- a CDS encoding DUF2283 domain-containing protein translates to MKVLYDEDVDAAYIQMSTKKPDGAIEVAEGVILHTTTKNEIVAIEILDATKKIPLETLHELEFISA
- a CDS encoding DUF4258 domain-containing protein, yielding MKFSRHAKNNTKLYKIAPNDIEKPIEKPDLSDKGNDKQTTIRRFRDKYFGYPLKVVYKIEKEEVIIVTVYPLKRKDWR
- a CDS encoding CPBP family intramembrane metalloprotease, with protein sequence MEKNRINLIYILTLGLWPLIPIYFILRFTENNIWLAFVAYHVGCLIVPRSHIKRARFPIANWRSWILMVGITSALLLLAISAFTLWLAKMGLFTQEGMSALNRIQPWPLFGLYILIVNPILEEYYWRDYLQERAGLFLSTALFGLIHFPFYALFLGYLIGFVTCFSPFLLGLFWGWLFRRFDTLWPGIISHLAVNIAMFVIATLART